In Bacteroidota bacterium, the following proteins share a genomic window:
- a CDS encoding J domain-containing protein gives MTFVDYYKILGIDKTATPAEVKNAYRRLARKYHPDLNPNDKDAQLNFQQINEANAVLSDPEKRNKYDQYGKDWQHAEQFENAKQYQDQSSNYREEEYYGAKSEGDFSDFFESLFGGAANASRSRSVRFRGEDYNAQLQLNLIDAYKKHQQTLTVNGKNIRITIPAGIENGQTIKIKEHGGPGINGGPNGDLYITFSIINHPKFKRLGNNLYATVELDLYTAVLGGEITMDTLDGKVKLKVKPETQNGSKIKLKGKGFPVYKSEEQFGDLYVTFVIKIPTNLTVRQKALFAELAKL, from the coding sequence ATGACTTTTGTAGACTATTATAAAATATTAGGAATTGATAAAACAGCAACGCCAGCAGAGGTTAAAAACGCCTATAGAAGATTGGCCAGAAAGTATCATCCCGATTTGAATCCAAATGATAAAGATGCGCAATTGAATTTTCAGCAGATTAATGAAGCAAATGCGGTATTGAGCGATCCCGAAAAACGCAATAAATACGATCAATATGGCAAAGATTGGCAACACGCTGAACAATTTGAAAATGCAAAACAATATCAGGATCAATCGTCAAATTATCGTGAAGAAGAATATTATGGAGCTAAATCTGAAGGCGATTTTTCTGATTTTTTTGAATCCTTGTTCGGAGGTGCTGCAAATGCCAGCAGAAGTCGATCGGTAAGATTCAGAGGCGAAGATTACAATGCACAATTACAACTCAACCTGATTGACGCCTATAAAAAGCATCAACAAACATTAACAGTAAACGGGAAAAACATTCGGATTACTATTCCTGCAGGAATTGAAAATGGTCAAACCATCAAAATAAAAGAGCATGGAGGACCGGGCATAAATGGAGGACCCAATGGCGATTTATATATAACATTCTCAATAATCAATCATCCCAAATTTAAACGACTAGGAAATAATTTATACGCAACCGTTGAATTAGATTTATACACAGCAGTGTTGGGTGGCGAAATTACAATGGATACTCTTGACGGGAAAGTAAAACTAAAGGTAAAGCCTGAAACACAAAATGGAAGTAAAATAAAACTAAAAGGCAAAGGTTTTCCTGTTTATAAAAGCGAAGAACAATTTGGGGATTTGTATGTAACATTCGTAATTAAAATTCCAACGAATTTAACGGTTAGGCAAAAAGCTTTATTTGCCGAATTGGCTAAATTGTAA